The genomic stretch GCCCGTGTCTGGTCGCCTGTCACCGCCGAAGACTACCGAGCGGTGCGGACCACGCAGGCCACACGCCGGTACTGTGCGGCGATGCGCCCGATGGCAAAGCAACTGGCCCGCGTCGGGCGCGCCCTTCGTCGCTCCGCTGGGCCGCCTGCACCCGCCGACCCGCTGGTCGCGGAACTGATCGGCCTGCTCGGCGCTGAGCGCGTGCTCACCGACACCGCTGCCCTTCGTCCTTACGGCCACGACGCGTCGCTGATGCGCGGGGAGCCACCCGTCGCGGTCTGTCTGCCTGCGTCGACCGGCCAAGTGGCCAAATGTGTGCGCGCGGCGGTGAGTCACGACAGGCCGTTCGTGCCCCGCGGCGCGGGCACCGGACTGGCCGGTGGTGCGGTGCCGCTCGATGCACCAGTGGTCATCTCGACCATGCGCATGAACGAGGTTCTGGGTATCGACCCCGTGAACCGCACTGCGATGGTCCAACCCGGGGTGCTCAACCTCGACCTCGAGCGGCTGCTCGCGCCTCACGGGTTGCGTTTCGCACCCGACCCGTCCAGTCAGCAGGCATGCACGATCGGCGGCAACGTGGCCAACAACTCAGGCGGTCCACACTGCCTGAGCCTGGGGGTCACGAGTGCTCACGTTCTCGGGCTCCAGGTGGTGCTTGCCGACGGCGAGGTGGTGGAGCTCGGCGGGCCCGAGCCGGACTCCCTCGGCTATGACCTGCGAGGAGCTTTCGTGGGCAGCGAGGGCACACTCGGTCTGGCCACCGCTGCCCTGCTGCGACTGGTGCCGTTGCCGGCGTCTCTCTCCACCCTGCTGTGCACCTTCGACGACCTCGATGAGGCGGCGGGCTGCGTGTCCGATGTGATCGCGGCCGGGATCGTGCCGGGAGCGCTCGAGATGATGGACGGACCGCTTGCCGCAGCTGTCGAGGACTTCTGCGGTGCGGGCTACCCGAGGGATGCGGCATCGGTGCTCCTGGTGGAACTGGAAGGCCAGCCGGCAGCCGTGGCGGCGGACTCGCAAGCCGTGCGCACCCTTGCCGCAGACCGCGGCGCCCGCGAGGTTCGCGAGGCCGCTGATGCCGCTGAGCGCGACGCCCTGTGGAAGGGCCGCAAGAGCGCCTTCGGTGCGGTGGCCAGGATCGCTCCCGACTACTACCTGCACGACACTGTGGTGCCCCGCACCAAACTCGTGGAGGTCCTCGCCCAGGTGCGTGAAGTGGCCGCAGCGGAGGACCTGACCGTGCTCAACGTGTTCCACGCCGGCGACGGCAACCTGCATCCGTTGCTCGTGTTCGACGCCCGCGAGCCGGGCGTACTCGAGCGCGTCGAGCGCGCCGGCCGGGGGATCGTGGAGGTGTCCCTGGCCGCGGGAGGAGTGCTGTCCGGCGAACACGGGATCGGCCTGGAGAAGCGCGAGCACATGTCGGCCATGTTCGGCCCCGAAGATCTCCGGGCGCAGGCGCGCCTGCGGTGCGCATTCGACCCTCTGGGTCATGCCAACCCGGCGAAGGTCCTGCCCGAGGGCGTCGGGTGCGGGGAGCTCGGTGCAATCAGGAGCTCTGCGCACAGTGCGGAGGCGGGCCTGTGGGTGTGAGCGCGGACAACGTCCTCGAGCGGTTTGCAGCCGAGGTGGGCAACGAAGGTCCGGTGTCGGTCCGCGGTGGCGCCACCATGGGTGACTTCGGCGGCCGGCTGAATCCCGGAACCCGGCTGTTGGACGCGCCCACCGGGGTGCTGCAGCACCACATCACCGAGCTAACGGTGACCGTTTCGGCCGGCATGCCGGTCGCTGAGCTGGAGGAGCACCTCGCGGCCTCCGGGCAAACGACGCTGCTGCCGGTTCGCCCCGGCGGTACGGTCGGCGGGGCCGTCGCGGTCGGTCACAGCGGGCTGCACTCGCGAGCCGTGGGCCCGATGCGTGACAGCGTGCTCGGGATCCGTGCCGTGGACAGCTCCGGTCGACCCGTGCGGGCCGGGGGTGCCACCGTGAAGAACGTGTCTGGATTCGACCTGTGCCGCCTGTTCACCGGATCACTCGGCACGCTGGCCCTGCTGGCCGAGGTCACGCTACGGACGCGGCCCCGCTGGCCCGCCGAGGCATGGCTGCGCGGCGGGTGCGATGCCCAGGTGGCCGCGGCTGTCGCAGCCAACGCAACGGCTGTGCTGACCGATGGGCAGTCGAGCTGGGTGCATCTGGCCGGCCATCACGACGACGTGGCGGCGCAACGCCGTGACCTCGAGCGTGCAGGGTGTGGCGAGCACGTCGGGGGCCCCCCGGAGCTGCCTCCACACCGCTGGAGTGTCGACCCCGCATCACTGGTGCAGCCGGCCTCTGCCATGGAGGCGGCCGCGGTCGGTAGCTGGGTGGCGGAGATCGGCGTCGGTGTCGTGCATTGCGCTGTGCCCCAGCAGCGCGGCCCGCTGCCAGAACGCGTCCTCGATCTGCACCGCGAGGTGAAGGCGCGCTTCGATCCAGATGGTCGCCTCAACCCCGGCCGGTCGCCCCTTGGCGCGGACTTGGATGCCCGCAGCGGCGGAGTGGCACCGTGAGCGGGCCTCTCGGCATAGATGCCGACAAGCTTGCCTCCTGCGTGCAGTGTGGGCTCTGCCTGCCCCACTGCCCGACCTGGCGGGCCACCGGCGAGGAGGCGCGCTCGCCGAGGGGACGCATCGACGCGATGCGCGATGTCGAAAGCGGTGCGGCCCGCATCGACGGCGGATTCGTGGAGTCGATCGACTCGTGCGTCGGTTGCCTCGGCTGTGAGACCGCGTGCCCATCAGGGGTCGAGTACGGCGAACTACTGGCGCCTGTTGCTCAGACGCTTGCCGAGATGCGCGGCCCGGGCAGGGTTCCGTGGTGGCAACGAGCCGCGCTGTCACGGCTGGACCGGCCGCGCCTCTTGCGCCTGGCAGTGGTCGCCGCAGCGGTCGGGCAACGCCTGCGACTCCCCATTGCGGCGCTCACCCACATGGCCCCGCTTCCGCTCCGCCAGAGCCGGTTGGCCGGTACCGGAAGCGACGTCGTGCTCCTGACCGGGTGCGTGATGGACGCATCCCAACGCCGCGTGCATGCTGCTGTGGTCGAGGTGCTGGCGTCGGCCGGTCTCGGCGTGGCCCTGCAGCCGACCGCAGGCTGTTGTGGCGCGTTGGCAGCCCACCGCGGTCTGCATGAGCTCTCTGATCGCCAGCTCGAGGCTCTTGCGGGTTCGCTGCCCCCGGAGGTGCCCGTGCTGTCCGACTCAGCAGGTTGCACGGCTGCAATCCTGGAGGCGGCACGCCACGAGGATGCCCCGGGGGCAGTGCGGTCACTCGGAGAACGCATCGTCGACGTCAACGAGTTCCTGTGGCGTCATCGCGACGCGCTGCCGCCCCCGCCCGTGTCTGCGGCGCCTGTCGTGGCGCTCCAGGTGCCGTGCCACATGCGCAACGTCGCCGGACCGCCCACCGTCGAGGCCATGGAGTCGCTTCTCGACCGATACGCGGACGTGCGCCGTGTCGCTGACGACGACATCTGTTGCGGTGCCGGGGGGTCCCACTCGGTGCTCCGACCGGCCGAGGCAGCGGTCATGGGAGAATCGAAGGCACAAGCGGTGCGCGCCACCGGAGCCGCGCTGGTCGCCGCCGCCAACCCCGGTTGCGCCATGCACCTGCAGGCCTGCGGCCTGACGGTGGCACACCCGGTGGAGATCATCGCCCAGCGGATTGCGGGCGGGCGACACGAAGCGAGGACGTGATGGCAGGGGAGTTCGACGACATACGCGCGAGGCTGGAGGCGATCGGGGAGGAACTGGCAGACCTGGCGATCATGCGCCTTCGCGAGTCGATAGATGCCGGCGGCCACGAGCTGCCCATCGACGAGAAGCGGCTGACGCGTGCGCGGCGTGCGGTGGAAAAGGCGGCCAACCTGCTCGCTGAACCCGACGACACCTTCGACTGATCGGCTCAGTCCGCGTTGTTGATGTCGCGGATCATCGCGTGCAGGCGCGCAAAGCGGGAGTCCACGAACCGGAACCTGATCCTTGGCAACTCGGCAGCGTCATCATCGTCGACCTCGACGCGACTGGCCTCGCACCGCTTGATCTCACCGGCTGCGATCAGGTCGGCGTACTGGGCGTTGAGGTGCGCCAGCAGGTCGTCTGACACCGGTGTGTTGAGCCGGAGCACCAGGTACCCGCCCACGTATCGCATCGAGTGGTAACGGCGGTAGAAGAGCTCGAGTACCTCGACAACCTCATCCACGTCGGACGTAATGGTGAACAGGTCGAGGTCCTCGGGGAGCACCAGCGCCTCATCGGCCAGTTCCACGTCGAGAAAGTGCCGGAACGACCGCCAGTAGGCATCACCCTCGGGTTCGAACAGCACCACGGGCGCTGGCATCTCTCGGCCGGTCTGCAGCAGTGTCAGCAGCTCGAACGCCTCGTCGAGGGTGCCGAAGCCACCCGGAAGAAGCACGTAGCCCGACGACTCCTTCATGAAGGTGAGTTTGCGGTTGAAGAAGTAGCGGAAGTTGACCGACCTGCCGGGCGGCAGGGTCGAGGCGACTTCGTCCTTCTCGAAGGGCAACTGGATGCTCACCGCGAAGCTGTTGTCGCCGCCCGCGCCCTCCACGGCGGCGGTCATGATCCCGGGTCCGCCCCCGGTCACGACCGACCATCCCACGTCCGCGAGCGCCGAACCGATGGCGATGGCCGATTCGTAGGCCGGGTCGCCCGGCTGTGTGCGCGCTGAGCCGAACACGGCTGCCTTGCGGATGTGCCGGTAAGGCGCGAACACCTCGAAGGAGTACCGCAGTTCCTTCAGCGTGGTGGAGACGATCTTGAGGTCCAGCCGGTCAGCATTCTCCCTGCCCATGCGGAGCACGGAGATCGTCATCTCGAACAGCTGCCGGTCGTCGGGGTCCAACCCCGCCTCGGTCAACAGAGCCCTCGCTGCGTTGTCCAGGGCCTCGTCGCCTGTGCTGTATGCCATGGCGTCAGGCTATGACGCCGTGCGGATGTTGCGGGGACCGGACCGCGGACCGCTAGGAGAGATCCCGCGGCCTCGGTGGCGGCCGGCCCGCTGGAGCATTGATCGCCCCCCATGGTGGGAATCCGGGCACTGCGCGGCGATAATGGGTCGCCATGGCAGAGGCCCGTGACTCCATCGAGGTCTCGGGGGCGGGCGGACAGGCCTTCATGCCCCCCGCAGACTTCGACGCGCCCCTGGCGGCGCGGCCCGACATGCCCACAGCAGCGCCGATCGACGGTGTTCTGGCCGGGGATGGCGCCCAGCATGACATCGACCTCGTCGCGCCGTTGCCGCCTGCCGATGCCAGCCCGCTGCGCGGCACGGACAAGCGTCGCGCGGCGGTCGACGCGATGGTCGAGCGCTGCCTGGACCCGGCCATGGGTCTCGCATGTCGCACGCTCGCCCCTGCAGGCACCGACCCGGAGGGCCGGGAGGAAGCCCGCAAGCTGGTGATGCGCGCCCTCGCCGACTGCGCCCGCAAACGCATCTCCGATGACGACGAGTCGGCCCGGGCCGTGATGCGAAGGGTCGCCGAGTTCACGATGGATGCGCTCGTGGCCCACCCCGGCTCGGCTTCCCCTGCCGAAGGAGTCGACCTCGAATCCATACTGGGTCCCGATGGCGATCCCGAGGCGCTGGCGCCGATGGGCCTCGTACCGCACGCAGTGCTGCAGGACAGTCTGGCGGCTTCCCGCGCCACCGACCGCCAGGTCGGCTACGCCGTGCTGGCGGCGTCGGTCACCACGGAGGATGCCAGTTCGCTGCTCGGAATCGATCCCGACGAGCTGCAGTCGTCGCTGTCGCGAATCGGTCGTCGGCTCGCCGAGAGCCAGGGGCGCCCGAGTCCGGGGCAGGTCGCCTGATGGACCGGTTCGGCACCCGCACCCTCGACGATGTGCTGAGCGGAATCGCCGTGCCCGGCACCGATGCCCGGGGTGTCAGCGAGTACGTGGTCGGTGTGCTGGCGGCCCGCACGCGCCGCGTGCGCTGGCTCGGTGCCGCCGCAGTTGCGCTGGTGGTCGCGGCGGGAGGAACCGCCCTTGCACTCACCGGCTCCGAGGATCCCCAGGAGGTCGTCTCCAGTGCAGAGGAATCCGACGACGAGGAGTCGTCCGACTCCGACGCTGACAGCGCCGAAACCGCAGCTCCCGGCTCTGGAACGGTGCTGACGGCCGTGCCCGCACCCA from Actinomycetes bacterium encodes the following:
- a CDS encoding FAD-binding protein; this encodes MAKQLARVGRALRRSAGPPAPADPLVAELIGLLGAERVLTDTAALRPYGHDASLMRGEPPVAVCLPASTGQVAKCVRAAVSHDRPFVPRGAGTGLAGGAVPLDAPVVISTMRMNEVLGIDPVNRTAMVQPGVLNLDLERLLAPHGLRFAPDPSSQQACTIGGNVANNSGGPHCLSLGVTSAHVLGLQVVLADGEVVELGGPEPDSLGYDLRGAFVGSEGTLGLATAALLRLVPLPASLSTLLCTFDDLDEAAGCVSDVIAAGIVPGALEMMDGPLAAAVEDFCGAGYPRDAASVLLVELEGQPAAVAADSQAVRTLAADRGAREVREAADAAERDALWKGRKSAFGAVARIAPDYYLHDTVVPRTKLVEVLAQVREVAAAEDLTVLNVFHAGDGNLHPLLVFDAREPGVLERVERAGRGIVEVSLAAGGVLSGEHGIGLEKREHMSAMFGPEDLRAQARLRCAFDPLGHANPAKVLPEGVGCGELGAIRSSAHSAEAGLWV
- a CDS encoding FAD-binding protein — translated: MSADNVLERFAAEVGNEGPVSVRGGATMGDFGGRLNPGTRLLDAPTGVLQHHITELTVTVSAGMPVAELEEHLAASGQTTLLPVRPGGTVGGAVAVGHSGLHSRAVGPMRDSVLGIRAVDSSGRPVRAGGATVKNVSGFDLCRLFTGSLGTLALLAEVTLRTRPRWPAEAWLRGGCDAQVAAAVAANATAVLTDGQSSWVHLAGHHDDVAAQRRDLERAGCGEHVGGPPELPPHRWSVDPASLVQPASAMEAAAVGSWVAEIGVGVVHCAVPQQRGPLPERVLDLHREVKARFDPDGRLNPGRSPLGADLDARSGGVAP
- a CDS encoding (Fe-S)-binding protein, translated to MSGPLGIDADKLASCVQCGLCLPHCPTWRATGEEARSPRGRIDAMRDVESGAARIDGGFVESIDSCVGCLGCETACPSGVEYGELLAPVAQTLAEMRGPGRVPWWQRAALSRLDRPRLLRLAVVAAAVGQRLRLPIAALTHMAPLPLRQSRLAGTGSDVVLLTGCVMDASQRRVHAAVVEVLASAGLGVALQPTAGCCGALAAHRGLHELSDRQLEALAGSLPPEVPVLSDSAGCTAAILEAARHEDAPGAVRSLGERIVDVNEFLWRHRDALPPPPVSAAPVVALQVPCHMRNVAGPPTVEAMESLLDRYADVRRVADDDICCGAGGSHSVLRPAEAAVMGESKAQAVRATGAALVAAANPGCAMHLQACGLTVAHPVEIIAQRIAGGRHEART
- a CDS encoding TIGR00730 family Rossman fold protein; this translates as MAYSTGDEALDNAARALLTEAGLDPDDRQLFEMTISVLRMGRENADRLDLKIVSTTLKELRYSFEVFAPYRHIRKAAVFGSARTQPGDPAYESAIAIGSALADVGWSVVTGGGPGIMTAAVEGAGGDNSFAVSIQLPFEKDEVASTLPPGRSVNFRYFFNRKLTFMKESSGYVLLPGGFGTLDEAFELLTLLQTGREMPAPVVLFEPEGDAYWRSFRHFLDVELADEALVLPEDLDLFTITSDVDEVVEVLELFYRRYHSMRYVGGYLVLRLNTPVSDDLLAHLNAQYADLIAAGEIKRCEASRVEVDDDDAAELPRIRFRFVDSRFARLHAMIRDINNAD